A region of Mesorhizobium sp. AR02 DNA encodes the following proteins:
- a CDS encoding acyltransferase family protein: MTQTAFLNPSDAVVSTHTGTIAGERFQVLDSWRGICALLVALFHFPTASAISQSRFIGSSYLFVDFFFVLSGFVIASSYGNRLSQPAQVARFALVRFGRIYPLHLLMLAAFAGFELLRLVLPQLHGTGAAPFTGGFDLKSLLANLLLLQGMGFEDHLTWNAPSWSISAEFFAYLLFAGVVFIAGARAWVWFVAAAITAPLFLLGFSTHHMDVSYDFGFIRCLYGFSLGALLAWFQHDSIAGARQLLARNGPRLSWTLAEMVMVAVIVLFVSLAGSNDFGIAAPLVFALALFLFAHEGGWISALLRTPFMLTLGALSYSIYMVHIFVQGRLINVAGLVERKLGLGLVGDIVLRGSPATGFGTGWTGTVAIVVMLVATVAASWITWRLVEMPAMAWFRRLSKRI, encoded by the coding sequence ATGACGCAGACCGCGTTTCTTAATCCGTCCGATGCCGTGGTGTCGACCCACACCGGCACGATCGCCGGCGAACGCTTCCAGGTTCTCGATTCGTGGCGCGGCATCTGCGCACTGCTGGTGGCACTGTTTCATTTCCCGACCGCTTCCGCGATCTCGCAGAGCAGATTCATCGGTTCGTCCTATCTTTTCGTCGACTTCTTCTTCGTCCTTTCCGGCTTCGTCATCGCCAGCAGCTATGGCAATCGGCTGAGCCAGCCGGCACAGGTCGCCCGCTTCGCTTTGGTGCGTTTCGGCCGCATCTACCCGCTGCATCTGCTCATGCTCGCCGCTTTTGCCGGTTTCGAACTGCTGCGGCTGGTGCTGCCGCAACTGCATGGCACCGGCGCGGCTCCCTTTACCGGCGGCTTTGACTTGAAGAGCCTGCTGGCCAATCTGCTGCTGCTGCAAGGAATGGGCTTCGAGGATCATCTGACCTGGAATGCGCCAAGTTGGAGCATTTCGGCGGAGTTCTTCGCCTATCTCCTGTTCGCGGGCGTGGTCTTCATCGCCGGCGCGCGTGCGTGGGTATGGTTCGTCGCCGCCGCCATCACCGCGCCGCTGTTCCTGCTCGGCTTCTCCACGCATCATATGGATGTGTCCTACGATTTCGGCTTCATCCGCTGTCTCTATGGCTTCTCGCTTGGTGCCCTGCTGGCCTGGTTTCAGCATGATTCCATTGCAGGGGCGCGACAGCTCCTCGCCAGGAACGGCCCGCGGCTGAGCTGGACCCTTGCCGAAATGGTCATGGTGGCGGTCATCGTCCTTTTTGTCTCGCTGGCGGGCAGCAATGATTTCGGCATCGCCGCACCCCTGGTGTTCGCGCTGGCGCTGTTTCTGTTCGCCCATGAGGGCGGTTGGATTTCCGCCTTGCTGAGAACGCCCTTCATGCTGACGCTCGGTGCGCTGTCCTACTCGATCTACATGGTCCACATCTTCGTCCAGGGGCGCCTGATCAACGTTGCCGGGCTCGTCGAGCGCAAGCTCGGCCTGGGCCTCGTCGGCGACATCGTGCTGCGCGGCTCGCCGGCGACCGGCTTCGGCACCGGCTGGACCGGGACCGTGGCGATCGTCGTCATGCTCGTCGCCACCGTCGCCGCCTCGTGGATCACCTGGCGCCTGGTGGAGATGCCGGCCATGGCCTGGTTCCGCCGGCTGTCGAAGCGCATCTGA
- a CDS encoding MFS transporter has translation MGMSDTITFKPHAAYAATVAATSLGFVVVQLDVSIVNVALNRIGAALSMGIGGLQWVVDAYTLAFASLLLAGGALGDRIGARRVFVGGMALFSIASLVCGLAQSAWVLIAARAVQGAGAALLMPCSLALLNRAYAADKPRRARAVGLWTAAGGIALSAGPVLGGFMVASLGWASIFLVNLPIGVLAIWMAYRFLQEMPPKAEKPPIDWAGQGLVVLTLFSLTGAFIETGSSGWSSLPVIGGLILAVAAGSLFLLVESRTKVPMFPLKLFASRIPAVTSLVGLAVNLTLYGTIFMLSLYFQQERHFSPEMTGLAFLPFMAAVTVSNVAAGRIAATYGSRLPMAIGLLIGAAGFGLMALIQADTSYLSLLWRLLFLPVGIGLAVPAMTTALLSSVPTAMSGTASGVLNTVRQSGGAIGVALFGSALALGTIHGMQIAFLASALAVAFSALCAFLFIRDADHSAG, from the coding sequence ATGGGCATGTCCGATACCATCACTTTCAAGCCCCACGCCGCCTATGCCGCCACCGTCGCCGCGACCAGTCTCGGTTTCGTGGTGGTGCAGCTCGATGTCTCCATCGTCAATGTCGCCCTGAACAGGATCGGCGCGGCGCTGTCGATGGGCATAGGCGGCCTGCAATGGGTCGTCGATGCCTACACGCTTGCCTTCGCCTCGCTGCTGCTCGCCGGCGGCGCGCTCGGCGACAGGATTGGCGCCCGCCGCGTGTTCGTCGGCGGCATGGCCTTGTTCAGCATCGCGTCGCTGGTCTGCGGCCTGGCGCAGAGCGCCTGGGTGTTGATCGCGGCGCGTGCCGTGCAAGGCGCGGGCGCGGCCTTGCTGATGCCGTGTTCGCTGGCGCTGCTCAACCGCGCCTATGCCGCCGACAAGCCACGCCGGGCGCGCGCTGTGGGCTTGTGGACGGCAGCGGGCGGCATCGCACTGTCGGCCGGACCGGTGCTCGGCGGCTTCATGGTCGCGTCGCTCGGCTGGGCCAGCATCTTCCTGGTCAATTTGCCGATCGGCGTTCTCGCCATCTGGATGGCTTACAGGTTTCTTCAGGAAATGCCGCCCAAGGCGGAGAAGCCGCCGATCGACTGGGCCGGGCAGGGGCTTGTCGTGCTGACGCTGTTTTCGCTGACCGGCGCCTTCATCGAAACCGGTTCATCAGGCTGGAGTTCGTTGCCGGTCATCGGCGGACTGATCTTGGCGGTGGCGGCAGGAAGCCTGTTCCTGCTGGTCGAGAGCCGGACCAAAGTGCCGATGTTTCCGCTAAAGCTGTTTGCCAGCCGCATCCCGGCGGTGACGAGCCTCGTCGGGCTGGCGGTCAACCTGACGCTCTACGGCACGATCTTCATGCTGAGCCTGTATTTTCAGCAGGAAAGGCATTTTTCGCCCGAAATGACCGGGCTCGCCTTCCTGCCCTTCATGGCGGCGGTCACGGTGTCGAATGTCGCCGCCGGACGCATCGCAGCAACCTATGGCTCACGATTGCCGATGGCGATCGGCCTGCTCATCGGTGCGGCCGGTTTCGGGTTGATGGCGCTGATCCAGGCCGACACGTCCTATCTGTCGCTGCTGTGGCGGCTGCTGTTCCTGCCGGTCGGCATCGGTCTTGCCGTACCCGCCATGACCACGGCGCTGTTGTCGTCCGTGCCGACGGCGATGTCGGGAACAGCCTCGGGCGTGCTCAATACCGTGCGCCAGTCGGGCGGAGCGATCGGCGTGGCGCTGTTCGGCTCTGCCTTGGCGCTGGGCACGATCCACGGCATGCAGATTGCCTTCCTCGCCTCCGCGCTCGCGGTGGCGTTCTCGGCGCTCTGCGCCTTCCTGTTCATCCGCGACGCCGACCACTCCGCCGGATAG
- the speB gene encoding agmatinase, whose translation MATKNIDHAFTARSKTGGALEPTYSGALSFMRRKYTKDVKGADAVVWGIPFDAAVTNRPGARFGPQAIRHASAILDNDPQYPFSRDLFEHLAVVDYGDCLLDSGNHQKTPGTIEREAAKILKSGAFLLTLGGDHFVTWPLLKAHAAIHGPLALVQFDAHQDTWEDDGKRIDHGSFVGRAVKEGIIDPDRSIQIGIRTHAPDTFGIKILYGHEIEEMRASDIAYAIVDRTGGKKTYLTFDIDCLDPAYAPGTGTPVAGGPSSAKILSTLRQLNQIDIVGADVVEVAPAYDHADITAIAGSMVAMQYLGLLAERKARQEEMNNGNHNGAAVNHGNGI comes from the coding sequence ATGGCGACCAAGAACATCGACCATGCCTTCACCGCCCGCTCCAAAACGGGCGGCGCCCTTGAGCCGACCTATTCCGGCGCGCTGTCGTTCATGCGGCGCAAATACACCAAGGACGTGAAGGGCGCGGACGCGGTGGTGTGGGGCATTCCGTTCGACGCCGCCGTCACCAACCGGCCAGGCGCCCGTTTCGGGCCGCAGGCGATCCGCCACGCCTCGGCGATCCTCGACAATGACCCGCAGTACCCGTTCTCGCGCGATCTGTTCGAGCATCTCGCGGTGGTCGACTATGGCGACTGCCTGCTGGATTCCGGCAACCATCAGAAGACGCCCGGCACGATCGAGCGCGAAGCGGCCAAGATCCTGAAATCAGGCGCTTTCCTTTTGACGCTCGGCGGCGACCATTTCGTCACCTGGCCGCTGCTCAAGGCGCATGCCGCCATCCACGGACCGCTCGCTCTGGTGCAGTTCGACGCGCATCAGGACACGTGGGAGGATGACGGCAAGCGCATCGACCACGGATCCTTCGTCGGCCGCGCGGTCAAGGAAGGCATCATCGACCCCGATCGGTCGATCCAGATCGGCATCCGCACCCACGCGCCCGACACGTTCGGCATCAAGATCCTCTACGGCCACGAAATCGAGGAGATGCGTGCGTCCGACATCGCCTACGCCATCGTCGACCGCACCGGCGGCAAGAAGACGTACCTCACCTTCGACATCGATTGCCTCGACCCGGCCTATGCGCCCGGAACCGGCACGCCGGTGGCCGGCGGACCGTCTTCGGCGAAGATCCTGTCGACGCTGCGGCAGCTCAACCAGATCGATATTGTCGGCGCCGATGTCGTGGAGGTTGCGCCGGCCTATGATCACGCCGATATAACGGCGATCGCCGGCTCGATGGTGGCCATGCAGTATCTCGGCCTGCTGGCGGAGCGGAAGGCACGGCAGGAAGAGATGAACAACGGCAATCACAACGGTGCCGCCGTGAATCATGGTAACGGCATATAG
- a CDS encoding glycerophosphodiester phosphodiesterase family protein, with protein MRTIWLSLLLSAALAAVSGQALASESRARQILDRFEHANQWRDHVMVAAHRAGSMQAGKTLYAENSIAAVEGSIAMGAEIVEVDIRRSKDGELVVMHDSWLDRTTTCKGEVVKYTLAELKTCRLVVEGTHAVTDERVSTLREMLMATRDRILINLDNKLEVGDLPGMIAVARDLGMADQVIVKENLWNQSRITTVKSAMAAIGGGFQFMPIIADDAVHDAGFAETVDHAFSPRAIELINWRAGAETLTETGGPLFSTRMRAAAVRGNWHIWADTYAIVNKPGGFLAGGRGDELAVQASLPREAWGFWADRGATIIQTDEPKAAINWLAANGYRVPYAGTGERLEPAATASIN; from the coding sequence ATGCGGACCATCTGGCTGAGCCTTCTGCTTTCTGCGGCACTTGCGGCCGTTTCCGGTCAGGCCTTGGCCAGCGAAAGCCGCGCCAGGCAGATCCTTGACCGCTTCGAGCATGCCAATCAGTGGCGCGACCATGTCATGGTGGCCGCGCATCGAGCCGGCAGCATGCAGGCTGGCAAGACGCTTTACGCGGAAAATTCGATTGCCGCGGTGGAAGGCTCGATCGCCATGGGCGCCGAGATCGTCGAGGTCGATATCAGGCGCTCGAAGGACGGCGAGCTCGTCGTCATGCATGACAGCTGGCTCGACCGCACCACGACCTGCAAGGGCGAGGTGGTCAAGTACACGCTGGCCGAACTGAAGACCTGCCGGCTGGTGGTCGAGGGCACCCACGCCGTCACCGACGAGAGGGTCTCGACGCTGCGCGAGATGCTGATGGCAACCAGGGACCGGATCCTCATCAATCTCGACAACAAGCTCGAAGTCGGCGACCTCCCGGGCATGATCGCGGTGGCGCGCGATCTCGGCATGGCCGACCAGGTCATCGTCAAGGAGAACCTCTGGAACCAGAGCAGGATCACCACGGTCAAATCAGCCATGGCTGCCATCGGCGGCGGCTTCCAGTTCATGCCGATCATCGCCGACGACGCGGTGCATGATGCCGGTTTCGCCGAAACGGTCGACCACGCTTTCTCGCCGCGCGCGATCGAACTGATCAACTGGCGGGCGGGCGCCGAAACGCTGACCGAAACCGGCGGACCGCTGTTCAGCACGCGCATGCGCGCGGCCGCGGTGCGGGGCAACTGGCACATCTGGGCCGACACTTACGCCATCGTCAACAAGCCGGGCGGATTCCTCGCCGGCGGCCGTGGCGACGAACTGGCGGTCCAGGCCAGCCTGCCGCGCGAAGCCTGGGGTTTCTGGGCCGATCGCGGCGCCACCATCATCCAGACCGACGAACCGAAGGCGGCCATCAATTGGCTGGCGGCGAACGGCTATCGCGTGCCCTATGCCGGGACCGGCGAACGCCTCGAGCCCGCCGCGACCGCCAGCATCAATTGA
- the rpsI gene encoding 30S ribosomal protein S9 — translation MAELSSLAELGAATGNTNTQPAAPVHVQKLDKSGRAYATGKRKNAIARVWVKPGSGKIVVNDKEFATYFARPVLQMILNQPIIASNRAGQYDIVATVVGGGLSGQAGAVRHGISKALTYYEPALRAVLKKGGFLTRDSRVVERKKYGKAKARRSFQFSKR, via the coding sequence ATGGCTGAGCTTTCCTCGCTCGCAGAACTGGGCGCCGCCACCGGCAACACGAATACCCAGCCGGCAGCCCCCGTCCACGTCCAGAAGCTCGACAAGTCGGGCCGCGCCTATGCCACCGGCAAGCGCAAGAACGCCATTGCGCGCGTCTGGGTGAAGCCGGGTTCCGGCAAGATCGTCGTCAACGACAAGGAATTCGCGACCTATTTCGCGCGCCCGGTCCTGCAGATGATCCTCAACCAGCCGATCATCGCCTCCAACCGTGCAGGCCAGTACGATATCGTCGCCACCGTCGTCGGCGGCGGCCTCTCCGGCCAGGCCGGTGCGGTTCGTCACGGCATCTCGAAGGCGCTGACCTACTACGAGCCGGCACTGCGCGCCGTGCTCAAGAAGGGTGGCTTCCTGACCCGCGACAGCCGCGTCGTCGAGCGCAAGAAGTACGGCAAGGCGAAGGCCCGCCGCAGCTTCCAGTTCTCGAAGCGCTAA